The Rhizobiaceae bacterium genome contains the following window.
GCACTTTTCGCTCAGCCGTGAGAACGCCTGAAATGCGGCGCGCAATGCGCTTGGCGGACGAAACGGGCGGCTTCTTCATCGCTGCATCCGCCGCGATCACTCCGCCGCTTCGAGCCGGCCCGAAATGCGGCGGCTGCGGCGCGCAAGCGCATCATATTCTTCCTGCCAGTTGGACGGGCCGTTGGAAGGCCCTACCTGAACGGCGGTCACCTTGTATTCCGGGCAATTCGTGGCCCAGTCCGAATAGTCGGTGGTGACGACATTTGCCTGCGTGTCCGGATGATGGAAAGTCGTATAGACGACGCCAGGCGTGACCCTGTCGGTGATGAGCGCACGCAGCGTTGTTTCACCGGCACGCGAAATCACCCTGACCCAGTCGCCCTCGCGAACGCCGCGATTTTCGGCATCGTGCGGATGGATTTCGAGCCGGTCCTCCTCGTGCCAGAGCACATTTTCGGTGCGGCGCGTCTGCGCGCCGACATTGTATTGAGACAGGATGCGCCCGGTTGTCAGCAACAGCGGGAAACGTGGGCCGGTGCGTTCATCCGTGGCGACATATTCCGTTCGTATCAGCTTGCCCTTGCCACGAACAAAGCCGCCAATATGCATGACCGGCGTGCCGAGCGGCGCTTTCTCGTTACACGGCCACTGCACGGAACCTTCCTGATCCAGCAGGTCAAAGGTCACGCCGGCAAAGCTCGGCGTGGTCTGCGCAATCTCCTCCATGATTTGGGAAGGATGCTCGTAGCTCCAGTCGAAGCCCATCGCCTTCGCCATCATCTGGGTGATTTCCCAGTCAGCAAAGCCGTTCTTCGGCTCCATCACCTTGCGCACGCGATTGATGCGGCGCTCGGCATTGGTGAAAGTTCCGTCCTTTTCGAGGAAGGTGGAACCCGGCAGGAACACATGGGCATAGTTCGCCGTCTCGTTCAAGAAGAGGTCGTGCACCACAACGCATTCCATCGCCTCAAGACCGGCAGCGACATGCTGCGTGTTGGGATCGGACTGGAGGATATCCTCGCCCTGCACGTACAGGCCCTTGAATGAGCCATCGACGGCTGCATCCAGCATGTTGGGAATGCGCAGGCCCGGCTCGTCGTCGATCCGCACGCCCCAAAGGCTTTCGTAGATATCGCGGGTCGCATCGTCCGACACGTGCCGATAGCCGGGAAGCTCGTGCGGGAACGACCCCATGTCGCACGACCCCTGCACATTGTTCTGCCCGCGCAGCGGATTCACGCCGACGCCGGGCCGTCCGATATTACCTGTCAGCATTGCGAGGTTGGCAATGGCAATTACCGTGGTCGAACCCTGGCTGTGCTCGGTCACGCCCAGCCCATAATAGATGGCGGCGTTTCCGGCGCGCGCGTAGAGCCGCGCGGCCTTGCGCAAGAGATCGGCCGGTACGCCGGAAAGCTTCTCGACTTCCTCGGGGCTGTGACGCTTCTCGGAAACGAACTCCGCATAGTCCTCGAACTCGGACCAGTCGCAGCGCTCCCTGATGAACTTCTCGTCGAACAACCCTTCGGTGACGATGACATGCGCCATCGCGGTGACCACGGCGACATTCGTCCCCGGGCGAAGCGCAAGGTGGCATTCGGCCTCGATATGAGGCGAGCGCACGATGTCCGTCCGGCGGGGATCGATGACGATGAGCTTCGCGCCCTTGCGCAGCCGCTTCTTCAGTCTCGAAGCGAATACGGGATGGCCGTCCGTGGGGTTCGCGCCGATGATGAGCGCGAGGTCGGTATGTTCGACCGAGTCGAAGTCCTGCGTGCCTGCTGAGGTTCCGAAGGTCGACTTGAGGCCATAGCCTGTTGGCGAATGGCAGACCCGCGCACAGGTATCGACATTGTTGTTGCCCATCACCTGCCGCACAAGCTTCTGGACGAGAAAGGTCTCCTCGTTCGTGCAGCGCGACGACGTGATCCCGCCGATTGAGCCGCGACCATACTGGTATTGAATGCGACGAAACTCGCCGGCAATGTAGGCTATGGCCTCGTCCCAGCTTACCTCCCGCCAGGGATCGGAGATCTTCTCGCGGATCATCGGGTTCAGGATACGGTCCTTATGGGAAGCGTAGGTCCAGGCGAAGCGGCCCTTGACGCAGCTGTGGCCGCGATTTGCCTTGCCGTCCTTGTAAGGCACCATGCGGATGATATCCTCTCCCTGCATCTCCGCCTTGAAGGAACAGCCGACCCCGCAATAAGCGCAGGTCGTGACTTTCGAGCTGGTCGGCATGCCCTTTTCGAGGACCGTCTTTTCGCGTAGCGCATCTGTCGGGCAGGCCTGCACGCACGCGCCGCAGGACACGCATTCGGATTCGAGAAATGGTTCAGCTGCCCCCGACTTGATGCGGGCTTCGAACCCCCGGCCCTCAATGGTCAACGCGAATGTGCCCTGCACCTCCTCGCACGCACGGACGCAGCGCGAGCACACGATGCATTGCGAAGAATCGAAGGTGAAATAGGGATTGGATTCGTCCTTCTGCACGAAATCCGCATTTGCCGCGCCGTTCTCCGAGATGACATGGTTGCGGCCATGCTGGTCGTAGCGCACTTCGGATAGTCCGATCTGCCTGATCGTCTTGTCGAACTCGCTCGCACCCGTTCCCGCTGCAATATCATGGCCGATGGGGTGATCGGAGATATAGAGTTCCATCACGCCCTTCCGGATAGCCTGCAGGCGCTCGGTCCGGGTATGCACGACCATGCCTTCCATCGCGGGGGTCGTGCAGGAGGCGGGCGTCCCTCCCCTGCCCTCGATCTCGACAAGGCACACACGGCAGGAGCCGAATGAATCCAGCAT
Protein-coding sequences here:
- the fdhF gene encoding formate dehydrogenase subunit alpha, with translation MSLVHEIDYGTPASAAEKTVTLTVDGVEITVPEGTSIMRAAMEGGAEIPKLCATDMLDSFGSCRVCLVEIEGRGGTPASCTTPAMEGMVVHTRTERLQAIRKGVMELYISDHPIGHDIAAGTGASEFDKTIRQIGLSEVRYDQHGRNHVISENGAANADFVQKDESNPYFTFDSSQCIVCSRCVRACEEVQGTFALTIEGRGFEARIKSGAAEPFLESECVSCGACVQACPTDALREKTVLEKGMPTSSKVTTCAYCGVGCSFKAEMQGEDIIRMVPYKDGKANRGHSCVKGRFAWTYASHKDRILNPMIREKISDPWREVSWDEAIAYIAGEFRRIQYQYGRGSIGGITSSRCTNEETFLVQKLVRQVMGNNNVDTCARVCHSPTGYGLKSTFGTSAGTQDFDSVEHTDLALIIGANPTDGHPVFASRLKKRLRKGAKLIVIDPRRTDIVRSPHIEAECHLALRPGTNVAVVTAMAHVIVTEGLFDEKFIRERCDWSEFEDYAEFVSEKRHSPEEVEKLSGVPADLLRKAARLYARAGNAAIYYGLGVTEHSQGSTTVIAIANLAMLTGNIGRPGVGVNPLRGQNNVQGSCDMGSFPHELPGYRHVSDDATRDIYESLWGVRIDDEPGLRIPNMLDAAVDGSFKGLYVQGEDILQSDPNTQHVAAGLEAMECVVVHDLFLNETANYAHVFLPGSTFLEKDGTFTNAERRINRVRKVMEPKNGFADWEITQMMAKAMGFDWSYEHPSQIMEEIAQTTPSFAGVTFDLLDQEGSVQWPCNEKAPLGTPVMHIGGFVRGKGKLIRTEYVATDERTGPRFPLLLTTGRILSQYNVGAQTRRTENVLWHEEDRLEIHPHDAENRGVREGDWVRVISRAGETTLRALITDRVTPGVVYTTFHHPDTQANVVTTDYSDWATNCPEYKVTAVQVGPSNGPSNWQEEYDALARRSRRISGRLEAAE